The Kitasatospora viridis DNA window GTCGGCGATTTCGACGCTGCGGGCGGCGTGCGCCTCGTAGCCGCCGATGGCGGCCTCCAACTGGAGGTGGTCGAGCGTGGCCTGGAGCACCGGACGGGCCATCAGGCCGCAGCCGGCGTTGTTGAAGTGGACCACCTGCTCGCAGCCCGGGGTGTCGGCCCGCAGGGCGGCGAGGTCGAACTCCGGTGTCCCGGCGGCCTCGACGGGCTGGACTGCCTCGACGGGATCGGCAGCCTCGACGGGCTCGGCGGGCTCGGCAGGCTCGGCGGTGAAGAGCGGTTCCGAGCTGGAGGCGAAAGCGCTATCATGATTCCTCATGTCCGACAGTAGCAGTATCGAGACCGTGGTGGCGATCCTCCGGGCCGAGATCGCCCGGCTCGGACCGGGCGAACGGCTGCCCAGCAGCCGCGACCTGATCGCCCGTCACGGCGTCGGCCCCGTCACCGTCTCCCGCGCGATCGCGCTGCTGGCTGCCGAGGGCGCCGTCGTCACCCGCCCCGGGAGCGGCACCTACGTCGCCGCCCGCCGACCGCACGCCGCCGCGGGTGAGCCGGACACCTCCTGGCAGGCCGTCGCCCTGGCCGGCCGCGACCCGCTCCCGGACCGGCCCGACGAACAGTCAGGCGCCCCGCTGCCGCCCGACGCCATCACGCTCTCCGGCGGCTACCTGCACGAGAACCTCCAGCCCACCCGGCCGCTCGGCGCCGCCCTGGCCCGGGCCGCCCGCCGCCCCGACGCCTGGCACCGCGCCCCCGCCGCCGGCCTGTCCACCCTGCGCACGATCTTCGCCCGCCAGGTCGGCGGCGGGATCGGACCCGAGGACGTGCTGGTCACCGGCGGCGGCCAGGGCGCGCTGTCCATGCTGTTCCGCGCCGTCGCCCCGCCTGGCAGCCCCGTCCTGGTCGAGTCCCCGACCTACCCGGGCGCGCTCGCCGCCGCCCGCGCGGCCGGCCTGCACCCGGTGCCCGTCCCGATCGACGGCCACGGCCTGCGCCCCGACCTGCTCGCCGACGCCTTCGCCATGACCGGCGCCCGGCTGCTCTACTGCCAGCCGACCTTCCACAACCCCACCGGCACCGTGCTCAGCCCCGAACGGCGCGGGCAGGTCGTGGCGGTGGCCCGGGCCGCCGGGGCCTTCCTGATCGAGGACGACTTCGCCCGCCACCTCGGCCACGGCCGCCCGGCGCCGCGCCCGCTGGTCGCCGACGACCGCGACGGCACCGTCGTCCACCTCACCTCGCTGACCAAACCCGGCTCGCCCAGCCTGCGGATCGGCGCGCTCGTCGCCCGCGGGCCGGTGATGGCCAGACTGCTCGGCATGCGGCGGGTCGACGACTTCTTCATCGCCCGCCCGCTCCAGGAGGCCGCGGTCGAACTGCTCAGCACCCCGGCCTGGGACCGCCACCTGCGCGCCCTGGCCACCGCGCTCCAGCACCGCTGCGCCGTGCTGGCCGACGCGCTGGCCCGGGAACTGCCGGACTGGACGCTCGCCCGGGTGCCGGAGGGCGGCCTGCACCTGTGGCTGCGGCTACCGCCCGGCCACACCGAGGCGGCCGTCGCGGAGGCGGCGACGGCCCACCGGGTGGCCGTCAACCTCGGCCGGCAGTACTTCCCGGCCGAGCCGACCGCCGGGCACCTGCGCCTCGGCTTCGCCGCGGCGGCCGAACCCGCCGACCTCGCCGAGGCGGCCCGCCGGCTGGCGGTGGCCGTCCGGACGCTGGGGCCGGCGGCGGGCTGACGGACCGTCGGCATCCCGGTCGGTGAGCAGTTCCTCGCCGGCGGCGTGCCGGCCGGCGTCGCGGTCCGTACCCCGGCCGGCTGGCGATTCCGGAAGGTCGCACTCGACGTCGTCTGGCGGCAGGGGGACTTCGGTCCGCCCGCGCAGTAGCCGACCACAGCGGATTTACTCGTTCAGCGGCCGACGGTCTGTTCGAGCTCGCGCAGCGCGGCGGCGGCGAACGAGTGGTCCTGGTCCGGGGCGCCGCCGCCGACGCCGATGGCGCCGACCAGCCGGCCCGCGCGGCGCACCGGGATGCCGCCGGCGATGAAGAGCAGCGGCCGGTCCAGGGCGGTCGGCAGGGAGTGGAACGGGCCGTCGGGCTTGACCAGGTCGACCAGGTCGGCGGTCGGGGCGTCCAACTGGAGGGCGGTGTAGGCCTTGCGGGTGCTGGTCTCGCCGGAGATCAGCACCGCCCGGTCGTCGCGGCGGAAGGCCAGCAGGTGCCCGCCGGCGTCCAGCACGGTGACGCTGACCGCGACCCCGGCCGCCTCGGCGGCGGCGCGGGCGGTGGCGAGCAGGGTCTCGGCCTCGGCGGTGGTCAGCGGGGCGGTGGCGGTCATGGGGAAGCTCCTTGCGGTAGGTGGTTGGAGGGGTGCGGCTCAGTGCCGGACCGGGACGCGCGGCTCGGCCCCGGCGGATTCCGCGCCGACCGGCCCGGTGTGCCGGTCGCGGCGCTCCAGCGCGGCCGAGAGCAGGGCGAGCAGCAGGGCCGCGGTGGCGAGAGCGGCGCCCACCCAGTTCGGGGCGGTGTAGCCGAGGCCGGCGGAGATCACCGTGCCGCCGAGCCAGGCGGCCAGCGCGTTGCCGAGGTTGAAGGCGCCGATGTTCATGGCGGAGGCCAGGGTGGGCGCGCCGTGCGCCTGGTCGAGCACGCGCTTCTGCAGCGGCGGCACGGTGGCGAAGCCGAGCGCGCCCACCAGCAGGATGGTCACGGCGGCCAGCGGCTTGCTGTGCGCGGTGACGGTGAACAGCGCCAGCACCACGGCCAGCCCGCCGAGCGAGGCGTACAGCATCGGCATCAGCCGGCGGTCGGCGAACCTGCCGCCGAGCAGGTTGCCGAGGAACATCCCGATGCCGAACAGCACCAGCAGCCCGGTGACCGCACCCTCCGAGTAGCCGGCGACGTGGGTCATCATCGGGGCGATGTAGGTGATCGCGGCGAACACGCCGCCGAAGCCGAGCACCGTCATGGCCATCGCCAGGATGACCTGGACGTTGCGGAAGGCGGCCAGCTCCCGGCGCAGCCGGGTGCCCGCCGGCCGGGGGAGCGCCGGCACCAGCTTGGCGATGCCCAGCAGGCCGACCACGCCGAGCGCGGCGACGCCGGCGAAGGTGGCGCGCCAGCCGACGGCCTGGCCGATGTAGGTGCCCAGCGGCACGCCGACGATGTTGGCGACGGTCAGGCCGGTGAACATGGTGGCGATCGCGCCGGCCTTCTTGTTCGGCGCGACCAGGTCGGCCGCGACCACCGAGCCGATGCCGAAGAAGGCGCCGTGGGCGAGCGAGGCGACGATCCGGCCGGCGAGCATCACGCCGAAGCTCGGCGCGAGGGCGGACAGCAGGTTGCCGAGGGTGAACAGGCCCATCAGCACCATCAGCATGGTCCGGCGGTTGATCCGGGTGCCGAGCACCGTCATCAGCGGCGCGCCGAGGACGACGCCGATGGCGTAGCCGGTGACGAGGAGTCCCGCTGTGGGGATGGACACGCCGTAGTCGCCGGCGATCTGCGGCAGCAGGCCCATGACCACGAACTCGGTGGTGCCGATGCCGAAGGCCCCGATGGCCAGGGCGAGGAGTGCGAGAGGCATGGCTCGCGAACCTTCCGTTGCTAGTGCGTCTTACGAGCTTCGACAATAATTGCACACGCGGCATATCGGCAAATGCTGGCAATTTCGGGTGGGGCTTATCCTGGACGCCTGACGCACCCGGAACCGGAAGGAGCCCCGGACCGATGACCGCCACCGACCCCGCGCTGACCGCCCTGGCCAACGGATGGGCAGCCCTCTCCCTGCTGCACGGCAGGATCGAGGCGCACGTCGAGCGGGCCCTGCAGTCCGGGCACGACCTGAGCGTGCGCGAGTACTCGCTGCTCGACGTGCTCAGCCGCCAGCACGACGGCGAGGGCGGCCACCTGCAGATGAAGCAGGTGGCCGACGCGGTCGTGCTCAGCCAGAGCGCCACCACCCGGCTGGTCACCCGCCTGGAGGACCGCGGCCTGCTCGCCCGCTACCTGTGCCCGACCGACCGCCGCGGCATCTACACCGATGTCAGTGCCGCCGGTCTGAAGCTCCTCGGCGAGGCCCGGCCGACCAACGACGCCGCCCTGCGCGAGGCCCTCGACGAGGCCGCCGGCAACCCGGAGCTGGCTCCCCTGGTCAAGGCGGTGGAGTCGATGGACGCGCCGCCGGCCTGACCGGGGAAGCCCTGCTGCGCCACCGGTTGACGGTGTGTCGGGGCCGGGTCGGCTGTCCTGACACTCTGTGCGTTGTCGCCGGTGGCGGGCCCGGATAGCGTGCTCGCACCCGACAGCCGAGGGAAGCAGGTCTCACGTGGCCACGTCCGCCACCGTCAACGGCGGTGTCTCCTACTGGTGCTCCGACATCGGACTGGCCGAGCCGGTGCCCGGTGCGCCCGCCGGGTCGCGGGCCGCGCTGGACGGGCCCGCCGAGGTTGACGTCGCCGTGGTCGGCGGCGGCTTCACGGGCCTGTGGACGGCCTACTACCTCAAGCAGGCCGACCCGGCGCTGCGGATCGCGGTGCTGGAACAGAAGTTCTGCGGCTACGGCGCCTCCGGGCGCAACGGCGGCTGGCTCTACAACGGCTTCGCCGGCCGCTCGGTCTTCGCCCGGCGCTACGGCCGGCCGCGTGCCCTGGCCATGCAGCAGGCGATGAACGCCTCGGTGGACGAGGTGCTGGCGGTCTGCGCCGCCGAGGGCATCGACGCCGACCAGGTCAAGGGCGGCGTGCTGGAGGTGGCCCGGACCCCGGCCCAACTGGCCCGGCTGGACGCCTTCGTGGCCGAGGAGCACGCCTACGGCCAGCCGGAGGTGCTGCGGCTGAGCGCCGCCGAGGCCTCCGCGCGGATCGCCGTAGCCGGTGCGCTGGGCGGGAGTTGGACACCGCACGGCGCCGCCCTGCACCCGGCGAAGCTGGTCCGCGGCCTGGCCGCCGCCGTCGAGCGGCTCGGCGTGCGGATCCACGAGGGCACCACCGTCACCGCGATCCACCCGGCCCGGGGCGCGGCCCCCGCCCGTGCCGTCACCGCGCGCGGCACCGTCTCGGCGCGCTACGTGCTGCGCTGCACCGAGGGGTTCACGGCCCGGCTGCCCGGCGAGCGGCGCAGCTGGCTGCCGATGAACTCCTCGATGATCGTCACCGCGCCGCTGCCCGACTCCTTCTGGGAGTCCGTCGGCTGGACGGACCGTCAGACCCTCGGCGACTTCGCCCACGCCTACATGTACGCCCAGCGCACCGCCGACGGCCGGATCGCGCTGGGCGGGCGCGGCGTGCCCTACCGCTTCGGCTCCCGGACCGACCACGACGGCGACACGGCGGCGCGCACGGTCGAGCAGCTGACCGGGATCCTCACCCGGTTTTTCCCGGCCGCCCGCGGCGTCACGATCGAGCGGGCCTGGTCGGGGGTGCTGGGCGTGCCGCGCGACTGGTGCTCGACCGTCGCGCTCGACCCGGGCAGCGGCCTGGGCTGGGCGGGCGGTTACGTCGGCAGCGGCGTGACCACCACCAACCTCGCCGCCCGCACCCTGCGCGACCTGGTGCTGGGCGCGCCCACCGAGCTGACCGCGCTGCCGTGGGTCGGCCACGCGGTGCGCAAGTGGGAGCCGGAGCCGCTGCGCTGGCTGGGCGTGCACGGCATGTACGCGGCCTACCACTTCGCCGACCGGCAGGAGCGGTCCGGACGGGCCACCACCTCGCCGGTGGCCCGGGTCGCGGACCTGGTCGCCGGGCGGCACTGACCGGGCGGCGCCTGGTCGTTCCCGGGCCGCCCGGGCGCCAGTCCGTCAGGGCGCGGCAGCCCGTCAGCGCGTGGCGGTCCGCCAGTGCTCCGCGATCCGTCAGTGCGCGGACTTGGCGCGGTTGCGGAAGGCCTCCTGCTTGGCCCGGTTGCCGCAGAGCGCCATGCTGCACCAGCGGCGGGCGCGGCCCCGGGTGTGGTCCGCGAACAGCAGTGTGCAGGACGGGCCCTGGCACGCCTTCACCTGGCTGAAGTCCTCCTCGGCGAGGAGCGCGGCCAGCGCCTGCCCGATCGGCAGGAGCAGTGACTCCGGGGCGCGCCAGCGGCGTTCGGTGCGCAGCTCCAGGCCGCCCCCGGCCGTTCCGGCGGTGGCCGACAGTCGCACGAACTGCTCGTCGCGGGCCAGTAGTTGGTTGAGCGGCTGGAGATCGTCCGCGTCCGCGGCGCGCAGCGCCCGGCCCCCGGCGTGCCGCACGAAGGCCCGGAACCACTCGCGGAGGTCGCGCGCCTGGGCGGCGACGCGGTCCAGTTCCCCCGGCATCGCCTGCTCGCGCAGGCGCGCCAGCACCTCGGGCGGCACCAGGGCGGCCTGCTCCAGCCAGGCCAGCAGTCCCTCCCCGTCGGCGAGCCAGTCGATCGTGGTGGTCGCCGGGGTGGCGATCGAGTTCAGGAAGTCCAGGCCGAGGGCGTCGGCGACAAAGATGGCCGGCGGCCGGTGGTCGGACACGGAACACGCTCCCGTCAGTGGTCTCTGCTCGCCCTGAAGCGTAACCGCACCAACTGCCCTTGACAAGTTACAAACCACCTTCCTAACCTCATAACTGGCGCCAAGGCGGTTATGCGGGCCTCGCGGCGACCTCGACGGAAGGAACGGTGATGTCCCCGAACGACGCGACGGTGCTGCTGGTGCACGGCGCCTGGGCCGACGGCTCCAGCTGGCGGAAGGTGATCGGCCCGCTGCGCGGGGCCGGGGTGCGGGTGCTGGCCGCGCAGTTGCCGCTGACCTCCCCGGCCGAGGACCTGGCCGCGCTGGAGCGGACGCTCGGGCGGGTCGAGGGGCCGGTGGTGCTGGTCGGCCACGCGTACGCCGGTGCCGTGATCGCCCAGGTCGAGGACCCTCGGGTGCGGGCCCTGGTGTACGTCGCCGCGCTCGCGCCGGACGAGGGCGAGACGGTCGCCGCCGTCTTCGGGCGCGCCGCGCCCCACCCTGCGGCGCCCGCGCTGGAGCCGGGCCCCGACGGTCTGATCTGGCTGCCGGAGCCGGCCTTCGCGGCAGCGTTCGCGCCCGGGGCCACCGCGGCGGAGCAGGGCGTGCTGGCGGCGGTGCAGCGGCCGATCGCGCTGTCCTGCATCACCACCGAGGTGGGCCGGCCGCGCTGGCGGGACCTGCCGAGCTGGTTCCTGGTGGCGGAGCGGGACCGGATGATCGCTCCCGCGACCCAGCGCTTCATGGCCGACCGGATGGCGGCCCGTCAGGTGTCCGCGCAGGTCGACCACATGCCGCTGCTCACCGCCCCGGGTGTGGTGGCGGAGGTCGTACTGGAGGTCGTCCGCTCCTCGTAACTGTCAAAGCTCTATCTATCAGGTTACTTGTCTCCCTGGAGGAACACCATGACTTCCCTCGCCTACCGCTCGGTGGACGTCGACGGCCTGCGGGTCTTCTACCGCGAGGCCGGCCCCGCCGACGCCCCGACCCTGCTCCTGCTGCACGGCTTCCCGAGCGCCGGACACATGTTCCGCGACCTCATCCCGCTGCTGGCCGGCCGCTTCCACCTGGTGGCGCCCGACCTGCCCGGCTTCGGCCAGTCCGAGATGCCGCCGCGCGAGGCCTTCGACTACACCTTCGAGCGCCTCGCGGACACCATCGACCGGTTCACCGAGGTGATCGGCCTGGACCGGTTCGCGCTCTACGTCTTCGACTACGGCGCACCCACCGGGTTCCGGATCGCGGCCAGGCACCCGGAGCGGATCACCGCGATCGTCTCGCAGAACGGCAACGCCTACGAGGAGGGCCTGAGCGAGGGCTGGAACCCGATCCGCGCCTACTGGCAGGACCGTTCACCGGCCAACCGCGAGGCGCTGCGCGCCTTCCTGGCGCCGGAGACCACCCGCTGGCAGTACACCGAGGGCACGCCCGACCCGACCGCCGTCTCGCCGGACGGCAGCACCCTGGACAACGCCTACCTGGCCCGGCCCGGAGCCGACGAGGTGCAGCTCGACCTGCTCGGCGACTACCGCACCAACCTCGCGCTCTACCCGCGGTTCCAGGAGTACTTCCGCCGGCACCAGCCGCCGCTGCTCGCGGTCTGGGGCCGCAACGACCCGTTCTTCCTGCCGGCCGGTGCCGAGGCGTTCACCCGGGACCTGCCCGGGGCCGTGGTGCGGCTGCTCGACACCGGCCACTTCGCCCTGGAGACCCATGCGGCCGAGATCGCCGCGGCCATCGAGGAGTTCCTCGGCTGACCGGTCAGGCGCCGGTGCCCTCCCGGAACCCGGTCAGCGTGGTCTTGCCGATCGCCCTGCCGGACTCCAGCAGGCGGTGCGCCGCGCGGAGGTTGGCGGCGTCGACCGGTCCGAGGTCGCGGGTCGCGGTGCTGGTGATCCGGCCGGCCTCGACCAGGCGGGCGACCTCGGACAGGATCCGGTGCTGCTCGGCCTGGTCCGGGGTGCGGAACATCGAGCGGGTGAACATGAACTCCCAGTGGAACGAGATGCTCTTCGGCTTGAGCAGGCCCAGCGGCAGCGAGTCGAAGTCGTCGATCGCGACGATCCGGCCGAACGGCTTGAGCACCTCGGCGTAGGCGGCCAGGTTGCGGTCGGTGCCGGTGGTGCTGAAGACGTGGTCCACGCCCTCGGGCGCCAGCTCGGCCAACTGCGGTACCAGCGGCCGCCGGTGGTCGATCACGTGGTGCGCG harbors:
- a CDS encoding PLP-dependent aminotransferase family protein; its protein translation is MSDSSSIETVVAILRAEIARLGPGERLPSSRDLIARHGVGPVTVSRAIALLAAEGAVVTRPGSGTYVAARRPHAAAGEPDTSWQAVALAGRDPLPDRPDEQSGAPLPPDAITLSGGYLHENLQPTRPLGAALARAARRPDAWHRAPAAGLSTLRTIFARQVGGGIGPEDVLVTGGGQGALSMLFRAVAPPGSPVLVESPTYPGALAAARAAGLHPVPVPIDGHGLRPDLLADAFAMTGARLLYCQPTFHNPTGTVLSPERRGQVVAVARAAGAFLIEDDFARHLGHGRPAPRPLVADDRDGTVVHLTSLTKPGSPSLRIGALVARGPVMARLLGMRRVDDFFIARPLQEAAVELLSTPAWDRHLRALATALQHRCAVLADALARELPDWTLARVPEGGLHLWLRLPPGHTEAAVAEAATAHRVAVNLGRQYFPAEPTAGHLRLGFAAAAEPADLAEAARRLAVAVRTLGPAAG
- a CDS encoding GlcG/HbpS family heme-binding protein; the encoded protein is MTATAPLTTAEAETLLATARAAAEAAGVAVSVTVLDAGGHLLAFRRDDRAVLISGETSTRKAYTALQLDAPTADLVDLVKPDGPFHSLPTALDRPLLFIAGGIPVRRAGRLVGAIGVGGGAPDQDHSFAAAALRELEQTVGR
- a CDS encoding MFS transporter → MPLALLALAIGAFGIGTTEFVVMGLLPQIAGDYGVSIPTAGLLVTGYAIGVVLGAPLMTVLGTRINRRTMLMVLMGLFTLGNLLSALAPSFGVMLAGRIVASLAHGAFFGIGSVVAADLVAPNKKAGAIATMFTGLTVANIVGVPLGTYIGQAVGWRATFAGVAALGVVGLLGIAKLVPALPRPAGTRLRRELAAFRNVQVILAMAMTVLGFGGVFAAITYIAPMMTHVAGYSEGAVTGLLVLFGIGMFLGNLLGGRFADRRLMPMLYASLGGLAVVLALFTVTAHSKPLAAVTILLVGALGFATVPPLQKRVLDQAHGAPTLASAMNIGAFNLGNALAAWLGGTVISAGLGYTAPNWVGAALATAALLLALLSAALERRDRHTGPVGAESAGAEPRVPVRH
- a CDS encoding MarR family winged helix-turn-helix transcriptional regulator; this encodes MTATDPALTALANGWAALSLLHGRIEAHVERALQSGHDLSVREYSLLDVLSRQHDGEGGHLQMKQVADAVVLSQSATTRLVTRLEDRGLLARYLCPTDRRGIYTDVSAAGLKLLGEARPTNDAALREALDEAAGNPELAPLVKAVESMDAPPA
- a CDS encoding NAD(P)/FAD-dependent oxidoreductase; this translates as MATSATVNGGVSYWCSDIGLAEPVPGAPAGSRAALDGPAEVDVAVVGGGFTGLWTAYYLKQADPALRIAVLEQKFCGYGASGRNGGWLYNGFAGRSVFARRYGRPRALAMQQAMNASVDEVLAVCAAEGIDADQVKGGVLEVARTPAQLARLDAFVAEEHAYGQPEVLRLSAAEASARIAVAGALGGSWTPHGAALHPAKLVRGLAAAVERLGVRIHEGTTVTAIHPARGAAPARAVTARGTVSARYVLRCTEGFTARLPGERRSWLPMNSSMIVTAPLPDSFWESVGWTDRQTLGDFAHAYMYAQRTADGRIALGGRGVPYRFGSRTDHDGDTAARTVEQLTGILTRFFPAARGVTIERAWSGVLGVPRDWCSTVALDPGSGLGWAGGYVGSGVTTTNLAARTLRDLVLGAPTELTALPWVGHAVRKWEPEPLRWLGVHGMYAAYHFADRQERSGRATTSPVARVADLVAGRH
- a CDS encoding CGNR zinc finger domain-containing protein, with product MSDHRPPAIFVADALGLDFLNSIATPATTTIDWLADGEGLLAWLEQAALVPPEVLARLREQAMPGELDRVAAQARDLREWFRAFVRHAGGRALRAADADDLQPLNQLLARDEQFVRLSATAGTAGGGLELRTERRWRAPESLLLPIGQALAALLAEEDFSQVKACQGPSCTLLFADHTRGRARRWCSMALCGNRAKQEAFRNRAKSAH
- a CDS encoding alpha/beta hydrolase; this translates as MSPNDATVLLVHGAWADGSSWRKVIGPLRGAGVRVLAAQLPLTSPAEDLAALERTLGRVEGPVVLVGHAYAGAVIAQVEDPRVRALVYVAALAPDEGETVAAVFGRAAPHPAAPALEPGPDGLIWLPEPAFAAAFAPGATAAEQGVLAAVQRPIALSCITTEVGRPRWRDLPSWFLVAERDRMIAPATQRFMADRMAARQVSAQVDHMPLLTAPGVVAEVVLEVVRSS
- a CDS encoding alpha/beta fold hydrolase — protein: MTSLAYRSVDVDGLRVFYREAGPADAPTLLLLHGFPSAGHMFRDLIPLLAGRFHLVAPDLPGFGQSEMPPREAFDYTFERLADTIDRFTEVIGLDRFALYVFDYGAPTGFRIAARHPERITAIVSQNGNAYEEGLSEGWNPIRAYWQDRSPANREALRAFLAPETTRWQYTEGTPDPTAVSPDGSTLDNAYLARPGADEVQLDLLGDYRTNLALYPRFQEYFRRHQPPLLAVWGRNDPFFLPAGAEAFTRDLPGAVVRLLDTGHFALETHAAEIAAAIEEFLG